A genomic segment from Gadus morhua chromosome 4, gadMor3.0, whole genome shotgun sequence encodes:
- the LOC115541874 gene encoding zinc finger protein 467, producing MTASDARMWTIGELRAVLHHPVIGDNAEMRGYIQQTISEYQEGVSLLQGENSRKCKLLTAAWSPQVRLDRAEVLQHTACREAPSPRLFQVETWTPGTRVKEEAEPWNPGLPVKEEREELLVSPGGDGGQETTEEDVIQDPSSPGSVKTEDDDEEELALPPPTDPTEAWLPTGDSETDVKPEPQLLSCASDQYETTEPQPRPCLLDQYETTVKEEAGEESGARSGVPVGDLRPDLDSGMRIGRRVKFVEKLFHCPVCELKCVSKAHLRTHMRVHTGERPYSCPDCGKAFTTKGGANRHIRGIHHGDRPFRCEFCTFSFTFKSGLNRHLRVHTGERPYTCSFCGLSFTQSGNLTTHIDVHHRITSVKCKMKA from the exons ATGACAGCTTCTGATGCTAGGATGTGGACGATAGGAGAATTGAGAGCGGTGCTCCATCACCCGGTCATCGGGGATAACGCGGAGATGCGGGGATATATTCAACAAACCATTTCAGAATACCAGGAGGGAGTTTCTCTGTTACAAGGAGAGAATAGTCGGAAATGCAAACTGCTAACCGCAGCCTGGAGTCCCCAGGTTCGCTTGGACAGAGCAG AGGTCCTGCAGCACACGGCCTGTAGAGAGGCGCCCTCCCCCCGTCTGTTCCAGGTGGAGACATGGACTCCAGGCACACGAGTcaaagaggaggcggagccatGGAACCCAGGCCTACCAGTCaaagaggagcgggaggagctgTTGGTCAGCCCTGGGGGAGACGGTGGTCAGGAGACGACGGAAGAGGACGTCATCCAGGACCCGTCCTCTCCTGGTTCCGTGAAGACGGAAgacgatgatgaagaagaactCGCTCTGCCTCCGCCTACAGATCCAACGGAGGCTTGGCTGCCAACCGGGGACTCTGAAACAGACGTAAAGCCAGAACCACAACTTCTTTCCTGCGCGTCGGACCAGTATGAGACAACCGAACCACAGCCTCGGCCCTGCTTGTTGGACCAGTATGAGACAACCGTGAAGGAGGAAGCAGGTGAAGAGAGCGGCGCCAGGTCAGGAGTCCCAGTTGGAGACTTGCGTCCAGACTTGGACTCTGGAATGCGGATTGGACGACGAGTCAAATTCGTGGAAAAGCTCTTCCATTGTCCGGTGTGTGAACTCAAATGCGTTTCCAAAGCTCACCTCCGGACACACATGAGGGTTCACACGGGTGAGCGACCGTACTCGTGTCCGGACTGCGGCAAGGCGTTCACCACTAAGGGCGGGGCCAACAGACACATCCGGGGGATCCACCACGGAGACAGACCCTTCCGCTGCGAGTTCTGCACCTTCAGCTTCACGTTCAAGTCGGGCCTGAACCGACACCTCCGCGTCCACACCGGGGAGAGGCCGTACACCTGCTCTTTCTGCGGCCTCAGCTTCACGCAGAGCGGCAATCTGACCACGCACATCGACGTCCACCATAGAATAACGTCCGTCAAATGCAAGATGAAAGCGTGA
- the LOC115542253 gene encoding proteoglycan 4 isoform X1, whose amino-acid sequence MHFVEGKPTRDNDPLPVSPFDRQTTLRRTPKHQPPRKSATSETIRNKSGVKANQPIMEHTVQTHHMNRTRSHVRIEANMLLEKMQGLGFRPVLFLASPFYSCHDQNHWVSEIFAPPCHLSEISVEGLQRMKELFDLIIKGWTPRETPAAAPTRPPPCRPETPAAAPTRPPPYRPETPAAAPTWPPPYRPETPAAAPTRPPPYRPETPAAAPTRPPPCLPETPAAAPTRPPPCLPETPAAAPTRPPPCLPETPAGASTRPPPSTPETPAGASSNGLEQEVLQHTACREAPSPRPVQEEKWTYKKKSPTASDAGMWTIGQLRAVLHHPVTGNNAEMRGFIQQTIAEHREGVSLLQGEKSRQWKLLTAAWSPQVRLDRAEVLQHAACREAPSPRPVQEETWTPGTRVKEEEEPWNPGLPVKEEVAEEPRAPGLFYSNVKEEVAEEPWNPGLPVKEEREELLVSPGGAGGQETTGEDVIQDPSSPGSVKTEGAPPPPTDPTEAGPPTRDSEADIKPEPQPLSFVSDHYATAEPQPLSFVSDHYATAEPQPLSDGYETAQRQPRSCVSDQFETTEPQPLSCVSDQFETTEPQPRSCVSDQFETTEPQPRSCVSDQFETTEPQPRSCASADCTTTETDAKEEAGAESGSGSGAAVGASCPDMDSKLRIRRRAKRPVRELESDTKTRVRIHMRVHKGEPYSGPDCGKAFTTKGGVNEHIQNIHRPFRCKLCTASFYFKYGLNRHLSVHTRERPYTCSSCGLTYTGKDKLNRHINIHHRIT is encoded by the exons atg CACTTTGTGGAAGGCAAACCCACCCGAGACAATGATCCTCTGCCAGTATCACCTTTTGATCGCCAAACTACTTTGAGGCGCACACCTAAGCACCAGCCCCCCAGGAAGAGTGCCACTTCTGAAACCATAAG AAACAAGAGTGGAGTGAAAGCAAACCAACCCATTATGGAGCATACGGTCCAAACCCACCACATGAACCGGACCAGGTCTCACGTTCGGATAGAGGCTAACATGTTG CTTGAGAAAATGCAGGGCCTTGGATTCAGGCCCGTTTTATTCCTGGCCAGCCCCTTTTATTCCTGCCATGACCAAAATCACTGGGTCTCAGAAATTTTTGCCCCTCCCTGCCATCTGTCTGAGATCTCTGTGGAGGGTCTTCAAAGGATGAAGGAACTGTTTGATCTCATTATTAAAg GTTGGACCCCCAGAGAGACGCCTGCAGCAGCCCCAACTCGGCCTCCACCCTGTCGTCCAGAGACGCCTGCAGCAGCCCCAACTCGGCCTCCACCCTATCGTCCAGAGACGCCTGCAGCAGCCCCAACTTGGCCTCCACCCTATCGTCCAGAGACGCCTGCAGCAGCCCCAACTCGGCCTCCACCCTATCGTCCAGAGACGCCTGCAGCAGCCCCAACTCggcctcctccctgtctcccagaGACGCCTGCAGCAGCCCCAACTCggcctcctccctgtctcccagaGACGCCTGCAGCAGCCCCAACTCggcctcctccctgtctcccagaGACACCTGCAGGAGCCTCAACTAGGCCTCCACCCTCTACTCCAGAGACACCTGCTGGAGCCTCCTCAAATGGTCTTGAACAAG AGGTCCTGCAGCACACGGCCTGTAGAGAGGCGCCCTCCCCCCGTCCAGTCCAGGAGGAGAAATGGACTTACAAGAAGAAGAGCCCGACGGCTTCTGATGCCGGGATGTGGACGATAGGACAATTGAGAGCGGTGCTCCATCACCCGGTCACCGGGAATAACGCGGAGATGCGGGGATTTATTCAACAAACCATCGCGGAGCACCGGGAGGGAGTTTCTCTGTTACAAGGAGAGAAAAGTCGGCAATGGAAACTGCTGACCGCAGCCTGGAGTCCCCAGGTTCGCTTGGACAGAGCAG AGGTCCTGCAGCACGCGGCCTGTAGAGAGGCGCCCTCCCCCCGTCCGGTCCAGGAGGAGACATGGACTCCAGGCACACGAgtcaaagaggaggaggagccatggAACCCAGGCCTACCAGTCAaagaggaggtggcggaggagcCAAGGGCCCCAGGCCTGTTCTACTCCAATGTCAaagaggaggtggcggaggagcCATGGAACCCAGGCCTACCAGTCaaagaggagcgggaggagctgTTGGTCAGCCCTGGGGGAGCCGGTGGTCAGGAGACGACGGGAGAGGACGTCATCCAGGACCCGTCCTCTCCTGGTTCCGTGAAGACGGAAGGCGCTCCGCCTCCGCCTACAGATCCAACGGAGGCCGGACCACCGACCAGGGACTCTGAAGCAGACATAAAGCCAGAACCACAGCCTCTGTCCTTCGTATCGGACCATTATGCGACAGCAGAACCACAGCCTCTGTCCTTCGTATCGGACCATTATGCGACAGCAGAACCACAGCCTCTGTCGGACGGGTATGAGACGGCACAACGACAGCCTCGGTCCTGTGTGTCGGACCAGTTCGAGACAACAGAACCACAGCCTCTGTCCTGTGTGTCGGACCAGTTCGAGACAACAGAACCACAGCCTCGGTCCTGTGTGTCGGACCAGTTCGAGACAACAGAACCACAGCCTCGGTCCTGTGTGTCGGACCAGTTCGAGACAACAGAACCACAGCCTCGGTCCTGTGCGTCGGCCGACTGCACGACAACAGAAACGGATGCGAAAGAGGAAGCGGGTGCAGAGAGCGGCTCCGGGTCGGGAGCAGCCGTTGGCGCCTCGTGTCCAGACATGGACTCTAAATTGCGGATCCGACGACGAGCCAAACGTCCGGTGCGTGAACTCGAAAGCGATACCAAAACCCGGGTCCGGATACACATGAGGGTGCACAAGGGTGAGCCGTACTCAGGTCCAGACTGCGGAAAGGCGTTCACCACTAAGGGTGGGGTCAACGAACACATCCAGAACATCCACAGACCCTTCCGCTGCAAGCTCTGCACCGCAAGCTTCTATTTCAAGTATGGTCTGAACCGTCACCTCAGCGTCCACACCAGGGAGAGGCCGTACACCTGCTCTTCCTGCGGCCTCACCTACACTGGGAAGGACAAGCTGAACAGGCACATCAACATCCACCATAGAATAACATAG
- the LOC115542253 gene encoding proline-rich extensin-like protein EPR1 isoform X2, translating into MEHTVQTHHMNRTRSHVRIEANMLLEKMQGLGFRPVLFLASPFYSCHDQNHWVSEIFAPPCHLSEISVEGLQRMKELFDLIIKGWTPRETPAAAPTRPPPCRPETPAAAPTRPPPYRPETPAAAPTWPPPYRPETPAAAPTRPPPYRPETPAAAPTRPPPCLPETPAAAPTRPPPCLPETPAAAPTRPPPCLPETPAGASTRPPPSTPETPAGASSNGLEQEVLQHTACREAPSPRPVQEEKWTYKKKSPTASDAGMWTIGQLRAVLHHPVTGNNAEMRGFIQQTIAEHREGVSLLQGEKSRQWKLLTAAWSPQVRLDRAEVLQHAACREAPSPRPVQEETWTPGTRVKEEEEPWNPGLPVKEEVAEEPRAPGLFYSNVKEEVAEEPWNPGLPVKEEREELLVSPGGAGGQETTGEDVIQDPSSPGSVKTEGAPPPPTDPTEAGPPTRDSEADIKPEPQPLSFVSDHYATAEPQPLSFVSDHYATAEPQPLSDGYETAQRQPRSCVSDQFETTEPQPLSCVSDQFETTEPQPRSCVSDQFETTEPQPRSCVSDQFETTEPQPRSCASADCTTTETDAKEEAGAESGSGSGAAVGASCPDMDSKLRIRRRAKRPVRELESDTKTRVRIHMRVHKGEPYSGPDCGKAFTTKGGVNEHIQNIHRPFRCKLCTASFYFKYGLNRHLSVHTRERPYTCSSCGLTYTGKDKLNRHINIHHRIT; encoded by the exons ATGGAGCATACGGTCCAAACCCACCACATGAACCGGACCAGGTCTCACGTTCGGATAGAGGCTAACATGTTG CTTGAGAAAATGCAGGGCCTTGGATTCAGGCCCGTTTTATTCCTGGCCAGCCCCTTTTATTCCTGCCATGACCAAAATCACTGGGTCTCAGAAATTTTTGCCCCTCCCTGCCATCTGTCTGAGATCTCTGTGGAGGGTCTTCAAAGGATGAAGGAACTGTTTGATCTCATTATTAAAg GTTGGACCCCCAGAGAGACGCCTGCAGCAGCCCCAACTCGGCCTCCACCCTGTCGTCCAGAGACGCCTGCAGCAGCCCCAACTCGGCCTCCACCCTATCGTCCAGAGACGCCTGCAGCAGCCCCAACTTGGCCTCCACCCTATCGTCCAGAGACGCCTGCAGCAGCCCCAACTCGGCCTCCACCCTATCGTCCAGAGACGCCTGCAGCAGCCCCAACTCggcctcctccctgtctcccagaGACGCCTGCAGCAGCCCCAACTCggcctcctccctgtctcccagaGACGCCTGCAGCAGCCCCAACTCggcctcctccctgtctcccagaGACACCTGCAGGAGCCTCAACTAGGCCTCCACCCTCTACTCCAGAGACACCTGCTGGAGCCTCCTCAAATGGTCTTGAACAAG AGGTCCTGCAGCACACGGCCTGTAGAGAGGCGCCCTCCCCCCGTCCAGTCCAGGAGGAGAAATGGACTTACAAGAAGAAGAGCCCGACGGCTTCTGATGCCGGGATGTGGACGATAGGACAATTGAGAGCGGTGCTCCATCACCCGGTCACCGGGAATAACGCGGAGATGCGGGGATTTATTCAACAAACCATCGCGGAGCACCGGGAGGGAGTTTCTCTGTTACAAGGAGAGAAAAGTCGGCAATGGAAACTGCTGACCGCAGCCTGGAGTCCCCAGGTTCGCTTGGACAGAGCAG AGGTCCTGCAGCACGCGGCCTGTAGAGAGGCGCCCTCCCCCCGTCCGGTCCAGGAGGAGACATGGACTCCAGGCACACGAgtcaaagaggaggaggagccatggAACCCAGGCCTACCAGTCAaagaggaggtggcggaggagcCAAGGGCCCCAGGCCTGTTCTACTCCAATGTCAaagaggaggtggcggaggagcCATGGAACCCAGGCCTACCAGTCaaagaggagcgggaggagctgTTGGTCAGCCCTGGGGGAGCCGGTGGTCAGGAGACGACGGGAGAGGACGTCATCCAGGACCCGTCCTCTCCTGGTTCCGTGAAGACGGAAGGCGCTCCGCCTCCGCCTACAGATCCAACGGAGGCCGGACCACCGACCAGGGACTCTGAAGCAGACATAAAGCCAGAACCACAGCCTCTGTCCTTCGTATCGGACCATTATGCGACAGCAGAACCACAGCCTCTGTCCTTCGTATCGGACCATTATGCGACAGCAGAACCACAGCCTCTGTCGGACGGGTATGAGACGGCACAACGACAGCCTCGGTCCTGTGTGTCGGACCAGTTCGAGACAACAGAACCACAGCCTCTGTCCTGTGTGTCGGACCAGTTCGAGACAACAGAACCACAGCCTCGGTCCTGTGTGTCGGACCAGTTCGAGACAACAGAACCACAGCCTCGGTCCTGTGTGTCGGACCAGTTCGAGACAACAGAACCACAGCCTCGGTCCTGTGCGTCGGCCGACTGCACGACAACAGAAACGGATGCGAAAGAGGAAGCGGGTGCAGAGAGCGGCTCCGGGTCGGGAGCAGCCGTTGGCGCCTCGTGTCCAGACATGGACTCTAAATTGCGGATCCGACGACGAGCCAAACGTCCGGTGCGTGAACTCGAAAGCGATACCAAAACCCGGGTCCGGATACACATGAGGGTGCACAAGGGTGAGCCGTACTCAGGTCCAGACTGCGGAAAGGCGTTCACCACTAAGGGTGGGGTCAACGAACACATCCAGAACATCCACAGACCCTTCCGCTGCAAGCTCTGCACCGCAAGCTTCTATTTCAAGTATGGTCTGAACCGTCACCTCAGCGTCCACACCAGGGAGAGGCCGTACACCTGCTCTTCCTGCGGCCTCACCTACACTGGGAAGGACAAGCTGAACAGGCACATCAACATCCACCATAGAATAACATAG